In the genome of Candidatus Acidiferrales bacterium, the window TGGCGCGGCTCCGCAATTCCGCGCACATTTACCGTATGGATTTCGATTTTTCGGTTGATGACATTTGCCAGGGCGCGCTCGAACTCGTTCGCGAAAATCACATGGACTCCTGCTACATCCGCCCCATCGTCATGCGCGGCTATGGCGACGCCGGCGTGAATCCGTTCAATTGCCCGCTCGAAGTTTACATGGCCTGCTGGGATTGGGGCCGTTATCTGGGCGACGATGCCATCAAGAACGGCGTAGACGTCTGCGTCAGTTCGTGGAACAAGTCCGCTCCGAATACCCTGCCGCAAATGTCCAAGGCCGCCGCGAACTACATGAATTCGCAGCTCATTCGCATGGAAGCGATGATCAATGGCTACGTCGAAGGAATCGCTCTTGATGTGAACGGCTACGTCAGCGAAGGCTCGGGCGAAAATCTTTTCGTCGTCCACGACGGCAAGGTTCTCACGCCGCCGCTCGCCAATTGCGTTCTTCCCGGCATCACGCGCGACACGATTTTCGCCCTCTGCCGAGATTTCGGTATTCCCTGCACCGAGCAGATGCTCCCTCGCGAAATGCTCTACATCGCCGACGAAGTTTTTTTCGCGGGAACTGCCGTAGAAATCACGCCGATTCGCTCCGTCGATAAAATCAAAGTCGGCAATGGCTCCCGCGGCGCAATCACCAAGAAATTGCAGGACGAATTCTATGCATTGACCGGCGGAACGAAAGAAGACCGCCACGGCTGGCTCACTGCCGTAAACGCACCCGCCACCGCGGGCGTGCGCTAACTTCAAAAAACTCCTTTTCGAAGTTGGTTGATCGGAACTTAAAGCGCAGGTGCACGTATCACGCTCCCCTGCCTATGCCTCTCCGCTTCTTTCGGATAATCTCCAAGCCAGACATATTCCTGTTTTGTCTTTAGCAACGAGAACTTTCGCCAATAAACCTGCGAAATGCCCCTTGCAAAACTCCTTCGCTTCACGGAGTCGCGAATGTCCTTATGCGACGCCTGCAGTTTCGCGACATATGCTTCCAGCGTGTCGTTCTTCAGGGGAGAAACCCCCAAGTCCTC includes:
- a CDS encoding branched-chain amino acid transaminase, with protein sequence MALKKTEKIWHNGKMIKWDDAQIHIVAHVVSYGSSVFEGIRCYKTPQGPAVFRLREHMARLRNSAHIYRMDFDFSVDDICQGALELVRENHMDSCYIRPIVMRGYGDAGVNPFNCPLEVYMACWDWGRYLGDDAIKNGVDVCVSSWNKSAPNTLPQMSKAAANYMNSQLIRMEAMINGYVEGIALDVNGYVSEGSGENLFVVHDGKVLTPPLANCVLPGITRDTIFALCRDFGIPCTEQMLPREMLYIADEVFFAGTAVEITPIRSVDKIKVGNGSRGAITKKLQDEFYALTGGTKEDRHGWLTAVNAPATAGVR